The nucleotide sequence CTAATAATTTCGAATTCTTAAACGTACGATTATTTGGCATTTCTTCTGTATTATACACGCTCATTAACATCTCTGGAAACGCACGCAAGGATGCCCGGTCCGCCTTATAACCTGGCGTATTGGCATTTGATAAGTTATTTGTCAGCATTTCTTGACGACGCTGCTGCGCCATCATGCCTGCTGCTGCTGTATAGTAACCACGAAGCATGGTTTAGCCTCCTCTTTGCTTAGGGTCAGACCCCTCTGCTATATATGGAGTAGCCGAAAGGTTGGGTGGAGGGGTCAGACCCTATCCTAATCTATTCTTCGGCAACTTATCGATATTTTCAAGCATCATTCCTGTTCCCATTGCGACACAATTCATTGGATTTTCCGCAACGAATACAGGTACTTTCAATTCATCTGCCAGTAATTGGTCGATTCCATGCAGGAGTGCTCCGCCTCCAGTTAGAATGACACCTTTATCGATAATATCTGCCGATAATTCAGGCGGCGTTCGTTCTAAGACACTCTTTGCTGCTTGTACAATTAATGATACAGGCTCTTGGAGTGCATGTTCAATCTCTTGGGAACGGACGGTAATCGTTCTCGGCAAGCCGGATACCATGTCACGTCCGCGAATATCAATCTCTTCGTTGCGAGCTCCTGGAAATACCGTCGCAACTTGAATCTTAATATCTTCAGCTGTTCGTTCACCGATCAGCAATTTATATTCTTTCTTAATGTACGCAAGGATTTCATTATCGAACTTGTCCCCTGCCATTTTAATAGAAGAGGCGGTGACAATATCGCCCATCGAAAGAACGGCAACATCTGTTGTTCCACCGCCGATGTCGACAACCATATTTCCGCTCGGTTCGAATATATCCATCCCAGCACCGATTGCCGCAACTTTCGGTTCTTCTTCTAGGAAAACACGCTTACTGCCGCTCTTCTCAGCCGCTTCACGAATCGCCTTCTGCTCAACCGATGTAATATTAGTCGGGCAGCAAATCAATACACGCGGCTTCGAAAGAAATCCTTTCACATTAATCTTATCAATAAAATGCTTCAACATCGCTTCCGTCACTTCAAAGTCAGCAATTACGCCATCTTTGAGCGGACGAAGTGCAACGATATTTCCAGGAGTTCGACCTACCATTCGTCGGGCTTCTTCACCAACCGCAAGGGCCTTCCCTGTATTTCGATCGATTGCTACAACGGATGGTTCATCAAGAACAATCCCTTTTCCTTTCACATGTATGAGCACATTAGCTGTACCTAAATCGATGCCGATATCTCTCGCAAACATTCCTTTCGTTCCTCCCTATTCCATATCAGAAACAATTGTTCGAACATATTTCACTAATCATATATTTTACCACATAATCAATGGAAACAGAGAGATTCTGGCAAAAGTTTTGTGAAAATGTAACGATGTCTGAAGTCATCGAGAGATATCAGCATGATTTTATTTTACAAGTGTTTCAGTCTTTGCTGTTTGCTGGTACTTCATCTTTGTTGCTTCACCGCCTCGTAAGTGACGGATTGATTTATGATAATCTAAGATCTCCTTTACTTCATTTGCCAAATCGGGGTTAATTGCAGGTAGCCGCTCCGTCAAATCTTTGTGGACGGTACTTTTCGACACACCGAACTCCTTGGCTATCACGCGAACTGTTTTTCTCGTCTCCACGATATACTTGCCAATCTTGATTGTACGTTCTTTGATGTAATCGTGCACACCACTCGCCCTCCCTGGATTGGATGTGAGAAGTGTGAAATGAGACCTTGTGTGAAGCTCGAAGAACCAGTGAAGCTCGTTCACCTAAGAAAAACGAAAGCATCCATCTGACACCCCTGTTTTTCAAGCGGAAAATATGCTACAAACACTCTTCGAAGTCTACCCACGCTGCTCACCTCAACCACTCTCTTTGTCAGGTTTATAACAGTTTATTAACCAAAGAGTTCCAATATGCTAAAAAGTCAAGGAGGACAAGGGTTTTCGCGAAAAAAAGACTCCAAACTCACTAGCAGTTTGAAGTCTCTCTCGTTAAAATGACAGCGAACGTGTTTGACTGTCTGTTTCTTTCAATAATTCGCCCCACGTGTTACAGCCTCTATCCTGGAACAGGCGTAACAGCTCACTATATAAATGGGCGGTTGTTAACGCATCACCGATTGCGCTGTGACGCTCATAGATACGCGTGCCGAACGCCATCGCATAGCGTTCAAGCTCACGCATTTCCCATGAAGGTGCAAGGAAGCCAATTAAGTCGAGTGTATCAACGGTTGTCGGCTTCTTGAAGGCAAGCTTCTGCCTGCGGAGCTCATTCTTCAGCACCATAATGTCAAATTCAACGTAATGGCCGACAAGAGCAATACTTTCGTTACTTTGCACGAAGTCAAAGAAACGTTCGATCGCTTCCTGAGGCCCACTCGCTCCATCTACTTTATCTTGTGAAATCCCTGTTAACTCAACAATTTGCTGCGGAATTTCACGCTTCGGGTCGACATAGATTTGGAATGTTTCTTTATCCAGCACGTCGAACCCTCTCATATTCACCGCACCGATTTCAATCATCCGGTCAGTGGTGGCAACTTGAAACCCCGTCGTTTCTGTATCATA is from Bacillus tianshenii and encodes:
- a CDS encoding rod shape-determining protein, encoding MFARDIGIDLGTANVLIHVKGKGIVLDEPSVVAIDRNTGKALAVGEEARRMVGRTPGNIVALRPLKDGVIADFEVTEAMLKHFIDKINVKGFLSKPRVLICCPTNITSVEQKAIREAAEKSGSKRVFLEEEPKVAAIGAGMDIFEPSGNMVVDIGGGTTDVAVLSMGDIVTASSIKMAGDKFDNEILAYIKKEYKLLIGERTAEDIKIQVATVFPGARNEEIDIRGRDMVSGLPRTITVRSQEIEHALQEPVSLIVQAAKSVLERTPPELSADIIDKGVILTGGGALLHGIDQLLADELKVPVFVAENPMNCVAMGTGMMLENIDKLPKNRLG
- the spoIIID gene encoding sporulation transcriptional regulator SpoIIID, whose product is MHDYIKERTIKIGKYIVETRKTVRVIAKEFGVSKSTVHKDLTERLPAINPDLANEVKEILDYHKSIRHLRGGEATKMKYQQTAKTETLVK
- a CDS encoding 3'-5' exonuclease, which translates into the protein MFWLRKSLNCPLDESIPLNKPLEELNFTVYDTETTGFQVATTDRMIEIGAVNMRGFDVLDKETFQIYVDPKREIPQQIVELTGISQDKVDGASGPQEAIERFFDFVQSNESIALVGHYVEFDIMVLKNELRRQKLAFKKPTTVDTLDLIGFLAPSWEMRELERYAMAFGTRIYERHSAIGDALTTAHLYSELLRLFQDRGCNTWGELLKETDSQTRSLSF